From the genome of Seriola aureovittata isolate HTS-2021-v1 ecotype China chromosome 6, ASM2101889v1, whole genome shotgun sequence, one region includes:
- the med8 gene encoding mediator of RNA polymerase II transcription subunit 8 isoform X2: MQQREEKQLEASVESLISRVAHVKNALHSFIYKLENEYERLTWPSVLDNFALLSGQLNTINKLLKNEKTPSFRNQVIIPLLLSPDRDEDLAKLTEQRVPVFSHEIVPDYLRTKPDPEVEEQEKQLSADAARIGPEVAQKQIQALNKLCSNLLEKLNNPRDDRDAESATMRQNKSSFNPADTNALVGAVAFGKGLSKCRPPGPVAPGHPGQGPMMSGGPTLQQVTIGGGGSQQAGMGGPVAPQQQGQPGKMPSSIKTNIKSASGSMHPYNR; the protein is encoded by the exons ATGCAG caaagagaggagaagcagTTAGAAGCGTCGGTGGAGTCTCTCATTTCTCGGGTGGCTCACGTCAAAAACGCTCTTCACAGTTTCATTTATAAGCTGGAAAATGAATACGAAAGGTTAACATG GCCGTCTGTGTTGGACAACTTTGCTCTGCTATCTGGTCAGCTGAACACTATCAATAAGCTTCTCAAGAATGAGAAGACGCCATCCTTTCGCAACCAGGTTATAATACCTCTGCTTCTGTCACCGGACAGAGACGAAGATTTAGCA AAACTCACAGAGCAGCGTGTTCCAGTGTTCAGCCATGAGATTGTACCAGACTACCTGCGGACCAAGCCTGATCCAGAGGTGGAGGAACAGGAGAAACAGCTGAGTGCAGACGCTGCACGTATTGGCCCTGAGGTGGCACAG aaacaaatccAGGCGTTGAACAAGCTGTGTTCCAATCTACTGGAGAAGCTGAACAATCCTCGTGATGACAGAGATGCGGAAAGTGCAA ctatGAGACAAAACAAATCCTCTTTCAACCCTGCGGACACTAATGCACTGGTTGGAGCGGTTGCGTTTGGAAAGGGGCTTTCCAAATGCAGGCCTCCAGGTCCAGTTGCTCCTGGACACCCAGGACAAGGGCCCATGATGAGCGGAGGTCCAACCTTACAGCAGGTCACCATTGGTGGTGGTGGCAGTCAGCAAGCAGGTATGGGAGGACCTGTGGCTCCACAGCAGCAAGGACAGCCAG gaAAAATGCCAAGTAGCATCAAGACAAACATCAAATCTGCATCTGGTTCGATGCATCCCTACAACCGATGA
- the med8 gene encoding mediator of RNA polymerase II transcription subunit 8 isoform X1, with product MQQREEKQLEASVESLISRVAHVKNALHSFIYKLENEYERLTWPSVLDNFALLSGQLNTINKLLKNEKTPSFRNQVIIPLLLSPDRDEDLAKLTEQRVPVFSHEIVPDYLRTKPDPEVEEQEKQLSADAARIGPEVAQKQIQALNKLCSNLLEKLNNPRDDRDAESATMRQNKSSFNPADTNALVGAVAFGKGLSKCRPPGPVAPGHPGQGPMMSGGPTLQQVTIGGGGSQQAGMGGPVAPQQQGQPGRRPGELGKMPSSIKTNIKSASGSMHPYNR from the exons ATGCAG caaagagaggagaagcagTTAGAAGCGTCGGTGGAGTCTCTCATTTCTCGGGTGGCTCACGTCAAAAACGCTCTTCACAGTTTCATTTATAAGCTGGAAAATGAATACGAAAGGTTAACATG GCCGTCTGTGTTGGACAACTTTGCTCTGCTATCTGGTCAGCTGAACACTATCAATAAGCTTCTCAAGAATGAGAAGACGCCATCCTTTCGCAACCAGGTTATAATACCTCTGCTTCTGTCACCGGACAGAGACGAAGATTTAGCA AAACTCACAGAGCAGCGTGTTCCAGTGTTCAGCCATGAGATTGTACCAGACTACCTGCGGACCAAGCCTGATCCAGAGGTGGAGGAACAGGAGAAACAGCTGAGTGCAGACGCTGCACGTATTGGCCCTGAGGTGGCACAG aaacaaatccAGGCGTTGAACAAGCTGTGTTCCAATCTACTGGAGAAGCTGAACAATCCTCGTGATGACAGAGATGCGGAAAGTGCAA ctatGAGACAAAACAAATCCTCTTTCAACCCTGCGGACACTAATGCACTGGTTGGAGCGGTTGCGTTTGGAAAGGGGCTTTCCAAATGCAGGCCTCCAGGTCCAGTTGCTCCTGGACACCCAGGACAAGGGCCCATGATGAGCGGAGGTCCAACCTTACAGCAGGTCACCATTGGTGGTGGTGGCAGTCAGCAAGCAGGTATGGGAGGACCTGTGGCTCCACAGCAGCAAGGACAGCCAGGTAGGAGACCTGGAGAGCTGG gaAAAATGCCAAGTAGCATCAAGACAAACATCAAATCTGCATCTGGTTCGATGCATCCCTACAACCGATGA